One window from the genome of Streptococcus halotolerans encodes:
- a CDS encoding aminoacyltransferase: protein MPVKVLSWDVFDHFVNHAKHRNFEQSSEMGALLEKRGYQVSPIGYVDDNDHVQVAAIVYSTPVAGGLYSEIHYGPVFDNSKYLLPFLEGLKEFAKANNTIELAVKPYESYQQFDDNGDAISPQNQELIAIFKEAGYQFQGLTTGFETSDWHYVKSLKNIETSKLINSFSKKGKGLVKKANTFGIKLHKLDREELTIFKEITAATSERRKYNDKPLDYYQKLYDAFGERAEFIAATLNFKDYLNQVNSEHQRVLEQLQSIENDLSENPNSAKKKKELQQILKLEQTFITREKEAQQLIDQYGDEDQFLAASLFIFTPQETTYFLSGSYPEFNKFYAPALLQEYAMKESIKRGIPFYNFLGIAGSFDGSDGILRFKQNFNGYIERRPGSFNYYPKPRKYFLIKQFKKIMGRL, encoded by the coding sequence ATGCCTGTTAAAGTACTATCTTGGGACGTCTTTGATCACTTTGTCAATCACGCAAAACACCGAAATTTTGAACAGTCTTCTGAGATGGGGGCGCTTCTAGAAAAAAGAGGCTATCAGGTATCTCCGATTGGTTATGTCGATGATAATGATCATGTGCAAGTTGCAGCAATTGTATACAGCACGCCTGTAGCTGGTGGACTTTATTCAGAAATCCATTACGGACCAGTTTTTGATAACAGCAAATATCTCCTCCCTTTCCTTGAAGGCTTAAAAGAATTTGCAAAAGCTAATAATACCATCGAGCTTGCTGTAAAACCCTATGAAAGTTATCAGCAATTTGATGATAATGGCGATGCCATTTCACCTCAAAATCAAGAACTAATCGCTATTTTTAAAGAAGCTGGTTATCAATTTCAAGGATTAACCACTGGTTTCGAAACCAGTGATTGGCACTATGTTAAATCTTTGAAAAATATTGAAACCTCAAAACTCATCAACAGCTTTAGTAAAAAAGGAAAAGGACTCGTCAAGAAAGCCAATACTTTTGGAATTAAACTACATAAGTTAGATCGAGAAGAATTAACTATTTTTAAAGAAATTACAGCTGCGACATCCGAGCGTCGAAAGTATAACGATAAACCTCTTGACTATTATCAAAAATTATATGATGCCTTTGGAGAACGAGCTGAATTCATTGCTGCAACTTTAAACTTTAAAGATTATCTCAATCAGGTCAACTCAGAGCATCAACGAGTATTAGAACAGCTGCAATCTATCGAAAATGATTTATCTGAAAATCCAAATTCTGCCAAAAAGAAAAAGGAATTACAGCAGATTCTTAAACTAGAGCAAACTTTTATAACTCGTGAAAAAGAGGCACAACAGTTAATTGACCAATATGGCGATGAAGATCAATTTCTAGCTGCTAGCCTATTCATCTTTACTCCACAAGAAACAACCTACTTCTTGAGTGGCTCATACCCTGAATTCAATAAATTCTACGCTCCTGCTCTTCTTCAAGAATATGCCATGAAAGAAAGTATCAAACGAGGTATTCCATTCTACAACTTCCTCGGAATCGCTGGCTCATTCGATGGTTCAGATGGCATTCTCCGCTTCAAACAAAATTTCAATGGCTATATCGAAAGAAGACCAGGTAGTTTCAACTATTATCCAAAACCAAGAAAATATTTCTTAATTAAACAATTCAAAAAAATAATGGGACGCCTGTAA
- a CDS encoding aminoacyltransferase: MTYSVKIGISAEEHDQFVINHPLTNILQSSSWANIKDSWGNERIGFYQNDQLVAVASVLIQPLPLGFTMIYSPRGPVMDYTDKELLAFVIDNLKKYGKKKKAVFIKCDPFILLADHKVDEKPNDKALGHEVIKHLTDAGAYWTGRTEDLAQNIQPRFQANIYSEGFSESALPKKIRQTIRSSRNKGIEIVFGGMDLVDDFAKLMKKTEDRKHIHLRGQDYYEKLLTTYGDDAYITMARLNLNERLEQAQTALNNALNLQKTFTEDTRQNKVKTTENDIKRHQKDIAFFTEKLEKGQDIVPLAATLSLNYGQTSENIYAGMDEDYKQYNAPLITWFETAQHAFEKGAKWQNMGGIENQLDGGLYRFKSKFNPMIEEFIGEFNIPVNPLLYHLSNTAYILRKKLRSKH; encoded by the coding sequence ATGACATATTCCGTAAAAATTGGGATTTCTGCTGAGGAACACGATCAATTTGTCATCAATCATCCGCTGACCAATATACTGCAATCTAGTTCCTGGGCTAACATCAAAGACAGTTGGGGGAACGAGCGTATTGGTTTCTACCAAAATGATCAATTAGTCGCAGTTGCTTCCGTACTCATTCAGCCACTTCCTCTCGGATTTACAATGATTTATAGTCCTCGTGGGCCAGTTATGGATTATACTGATAAAGAATTGTTAGCATTTGTTATTGACAACTTAAAGAAATACGGCAAAAAGAAAAAAGCCGTCTTTATCAAGTGCGATCCGTTCATTCTTTTGGCTGATCATAAAGTGGATGAAAAGCCAAACGATAAAGCATTGGGCCATGAGGTTATTAAACATTTAACGGATGCTGGCGCTTATTGGACAGGTCGAACGGAAGATTTGGCTCAAAATATTCAACCACGTTTTCAAGCCAATATATACTCGGAAGGTTTTTCAGAATCTGCTTTGCCTAAAAAAATCCGTCAAACTATCCGCTCATCGCGAAACAAAGGCATTGAGATTGTTTTTGGCGGCATGGACTTGGTGGATGATTTTGCTAAATTAATGAAAAAAACCGAAGATCGTAAGCATATCCATCTTCGTGGTCAAGATTACTACGAAAAATTGCTAACAACATATGGCGATGATGCTTATATTACCATGGCTAGGTTAAATCTTAACGAAAGGTTAGAACAAGCACAGACAGCTTTAAATAACGCCTTAAATCTCCAAAAAACCTTTACAGAAGACACGCGCCAAAATAAAGTAAAAACAACAGAAAATGACATTAAGCGTCATCAAAAAGATATAGCATTCTTTACAGAAAAACTTGAAAAAGGTCAGGATATTGTGCCACTAGCAGCAACATTATCACTTAATTATGGTCAAACTTCGGAAAACATCTATGCTGGCATGGATGAGGATTATAAACAGTATAATGCTCCTTTGATCACCTGGTTTGAAACAGCACAGCATGCCTTTGAAAAAGGAGCCAAATGGCAAAATATGGGAGGAATTGAGAACCAGCTAGATGGCGGCTTATACCGATTTAAATCAAAATTCAATCCGATGATTGAAGAATTCATCGGCGAATTCAACATCCCCGTAAACCCACTCCTTTATCACCTATCCAATACCGCCTATATTTTAAGAAAAAAATTAAGGAGCAAACATTAA
- a CDS encoding peptidoglycan bridge formation glycyltransferase FemA/FemB family protein gives MKIKIVSNDEYRLTQENYDNANFLQSSEISQLQEERHNFVKVERLLFIENNDIVGQAILNYRRKYKVFTEAFVVQGPLLNYQNQEQVQAAISCLEQHVKKNKAIHLMIHPFIINQIKNEALAIISNQIQMDTISTLQGLGFTREINIEDMSNGMGQAFVKDLTHFSNIDDIVQAFPPSLKRDIKKFKALEVKVVELGQSRLDEFYNILSKTGKRKNFSVQDFQFFQLLKKYLGERAKFMLAYLDVPAYQSYLEKNINHFQAKIDELNSGKVTKKTKGLLTDATDQLNSYVKRKQQLKEMNLNKEHLPLSSYLFIDYGQQMLSYVGGNYEKFLNFGGATLINLEMIRQAKVKNIPYFSFGGTIETNSANKGQGNFNYKRQFGGQLNIYSGTFTKPIGVFGKFIKKLESVK, from the coding sequence ATGAAAATTAAGATTGTTTCTAACGATGAGTATCGACTGACTCAAGAAAACTATGACAATGCTAACTTCCTACAATCTTCTGAAATATCTCAACTCCAAGAGGAACGTCATAACTTTGTAAAAGTAGAACGTCTACTTTTCATTGAAAACAATGACATTGTCGGACAAGCCATCCTAAACTACCGAAGAAAATATAAAGTTTTTACTGAAGCTTTTGTTGTCCAAGGACCTCTATTAAACTATCAAAATCAAGAACAAGTTCAAGCAGCTATTAGTTGCTTAGAACAACATGTCAAAAAAAATAAAGCTATTCATTTAATGATTCACCCTTTTATCATCAATCAAATCAAAAATGAGGCATTAGCAATAATATCTAATCAAATCCAAATGGATACCATATCGACACTCCAGGGGCTTGGTTTTACCAGAGAAATCAATATTGAAGACATGTCTAATGGAATGGGACAAGCTTTTGTAAAGGACCTTACTCATTTTTCTAACATAGATGATATCGTCCAAGCATTTCCACCTTCTCTAAAAAGAGATATCAAGAAATTCAAAGCTTTAGAGGTCAAAGTCGTTGAATTGGGCCAATCAAGGCTTGATGAATTTTATAACATCTTATCCAAGACTGGTAAACGAAAGAATTTTTCAGTTCAAGATTTTCAATTCTTTCAATTATTAAAGAAGTACCTTGGCGAACGAGCTAAGTTCATGCTAGCTTACCTAGATGTCCCAGCCTATCAAAGCTATCTTGAAAAGAATATCAATCATTTCCAAGCGAAAATTGATGAACTTAACTCGGGTAAAGTGACTAAAAAAACTAAGGGATTACTCACCGATGCAACAGATCAACTTAACAGCTATGTCAAGCGGAAACAACAACTAAAGGAAATGAATCTAAACAAGGAGCACTTACCTCTATCATCGTATCTCTTTATTGACTATGGCCAACAAATGCTGAGTTATGTTGGTGGCAATTATGAAAAGTTTCTTAACTTTGGGGGAGCCACACTAATAAATTTAGAGATGATCCGACAAGCCAAGGTCAAAAATATTCCCTATTTTAGTTTCGGCGGTACAATAGAAACTAACTCGGCTAATAAGGGACAAGGAAATTTCAACTACAAAAGACAATTTGGCGGACAACTTAATATCTATTCTGGAACATTCACAAAACCCATTGGTGTATTTGGAAAGTTCATCAAAAAATTAGAATCAGTTAAATAG